The following nucleotide sequence is from Stigmatopora argus isolate UIUO_Sarg chromosome 18, RoL_Sarg_1.0, whole genome shotgun sequence.
AAAGACAAATCGTCAATCTAAACGAAGGACTTAACGCAGTCCCTTTTTGATCATTCCAATGATTAAAATGTTCAGGTTTAACTATGGCGCCCTCTGCAGAACCCAAAGCCACATGACACGAGTTAAGAATTAACTCGCAACTATAGCATTAAAACGAAAATGAGCTCTTTAATCCAGCAATTTGAAACGTTTCCCGTGCAATTATTCTCAACAAGCTCAAGTTGTCAGTAAAATTGATATCAAAATAGAAAGATGCAATGGCCTTTATTTCCAAATTGTATAATGTGCTCATTTTAAAGTTACAGTTCCaaagaattaaaaacacaacattccTCTGCGCCTTTCTGCTGTCTCAAATGAGACGTGACGATTTAGAATGGACACCCCCGCAAACCTGcattaattataataattacgAATTGTTCCAAAGGCTATATTTTCAAGATTACCAATTGATAAATTTTCCTCCATCCTAGTTTAGTGCGGAGGTCAAagcaaagtacaaaaaaaaatatggttttgCTGCCAAGTATGTAGAAGCGAGCAAAAGTGCTTTGTCGCCATCCTGTggccattattgtcattgtcgaAATTCTCGCTATTTGATTTTGAACATACTTTGGAATTTTTCAAAAACGTATAATAGAAGGGCGAAATAACATTTTGATAAAAGTGTTTGACACCATTTAGAACTAGagtccagaaaaaaatataagaaaaaaaatctatgctaAATGTCCTTTTCAGTCTGGCAAGTCAGAATTCTTCTCAAGAGCTAAATCGGGAGCAGAGCTGCTGCCCAACACGCTAAAGTCATTCTGGGCAAAATTGACGTCCAAAGAGTTACTCAGCTCCCGATCGGCGCCGCCGTTGGCTCGGAGGTCCGCGGCGCTTCCGCCCGGAACCCGCAGCCAGCGGTCGTCGCGCTCCGGAGACGTCTCGGCGGAGCCGTTCGGCGACGAACGCTCGCGGCCGACCGCGTCCTCTTCGTCGCTGACTTGCACGATACTCTCGTTTGACGAAGCGAGAGAGGCAGCCTCCTGGCTCGCGTCTCCCCGTCCGGGCGCGGCTTCTGAACTGGCCACCGGAACCTCGTCCCCCTGGGGATTTGAACTTCCCAAGTCCGCCGGCAGAGAAGCTCCGACCTCTGCGGTGGTTTCGAGGGGGCTCCCGGGCGCGACTTTGGCCGTATGTTCATCCCCCAGGTAGAAGATGGTCGTCCCGGCTTTGTCCCGAGGTTCGAGGACGTCGGCGGCGAGGGGCGGGGAGCGTGGTGGGCTGTCGTGATGGCGAGGCTTATGATGAGCTGGGCTGAAAAGAAGAGTTGttaacaatattaaaaaaaaataataatactacaaACGCATAATGTGGCTAGCGACCGAAAAGAGGCCACTCCTCCGCCCTCACCTTTCCACAGATTCGTAAGACACGTTGAGAGCGGGCTCCtggacggcgacggcgacgacGTCGTCCTCCTGAGCCTGAGCCCAGCCGCGGTTGGACGAGGCGTAGGTCAGGATGGCGTCGGTCACCGTGTAAGGGGTGTGGCCTTGCACGCAGTCCAGGATGTGACCCACGGGAAGTTGCGTTTGCAGGAACAGGTGGAGCTGGCTGTCCGACAGGCACACCGTCATGTTCACCACCCTGGAAAGCATGAAAATAGGCATTCGAAGATGGCCCCAAAACCGAACACCACGGCGAGGGGACCCACTTGTCCAGGAAGACTTGAAGTCCTTGCCGCCTCCGCTCCAAGAAGTCCTCGTTACTGAAGGAGAAGAAGGACTTTCCAGGGAGGTCTGGAACCGGCCTACGGAAACGCCCAAAAAAGCTTTCTCAAAGTCACGTTAGCTAGCTCCAGCATTCTACTCCTTCAAACATGATGATTTTTTGGTGgagctcatttttttaaaaaagccaacgAATGATTGGAGAAGAACACGGACATTGTCGTTGACTTTACTCACACCAAGCCAGCATTTTTCTGCAGCCTCTTCTTCAACCAGGCAAACTCGCTGTAGCGACGGCGCACGCACGACGTCTTGGCGGTGAACGCCTTACTGTTGGTCTGCGACGAcaacattagcattagcattaacaTTACTGTCTGTCAGATCCAGTCCTAATTTGGAGTGTCTGAGGAacccagatgttttttttttttttttattatgattgttttgtatattttgtCCAAGACACGAACGTCAGAAAGACGCCAAGAGGCACACGCCTTCTCCCCATTGGACCAGACAAAAACAGAAGGGACGTTCCAAAACAACCCTTTTACAAACGCTTCCATGGCCTGGACTCACGTGAAGGAAGATCTTGTAATCCACGTGGGAATTCCACAAGCCTTCGTTCTGCACCCGTGGATCTTGAACCCGCACGGCAACAAATTCCTGTCAAGACAGAAAAAGCAGAAGTGGAATCATTCAAATGGTTTCTATTTGTGCACCATTTCCAATCTCACAATCTGAACGACATCATTTTAGGACACGTGATAAGGAATCCGCCAACGCCGGAATATGAAGCGGCGACCTACGTCATCGTGGCTCATGGTCACGGTCGTCATGCCGGTCACGGTCGGTGTTGCACGAGGAGAGACCAGATGAAGGAAGTTAGTGGCTTCGATTCACATGCTGCGCACTGCCTTCGTGACTCAGTCTGCCAAACAGGAAAAGGAAAAAGTCACTCTGGTTGCACAAAAGGAATCGTAAAAAACGGATTTGTCACTTTGCCGATTTTATTTGGATCACAAATCATTGTCAAACAAATAATTGAATACACGTACCTATTTTGATGACTATCAGGccaattatttcaattttatttcgATTAAAATGCGGGCTGTGACAATTTATCGATGATATCGCAATACTATTTTGTATTGGATCTGATCGATATAACACCGATTTCACAGTTTACATTTTGCAAAGATCATTTCTCAAGCAATTTTCAGATATTTTCTCTGTCCCATATCCAGCTGCATTTCTCGATCGATTAAAAGCGGTCCAAATTTGTCATCGATCCAATTAAATCGAGTTTCAGTGGCGCATCGATCCGTGACTCAGCTGGCCATCACAAGGAAACGCATCGATTAACTCGGAAAATCGAGCATTTAAGTGTTGCGATCACGTGGGACGCATCATCAGATGATTGCCATGGACAAACTCCACGTTTAATCGCCTCTTTATCTTAAATAATGCTAATTAGCCCAATTAGTCCCCTGTTTAATGTCTCCGCCCAAGTTAGGTCAGCTGTTGCCCAACTTCAACGCTTAACGTGATAAAACAAGAACCAACGTTTTCCACTACTTGACAGTGGCCCAAAAAGTATTCGCCCAAATAGTTGAAGTTTGATAGGAAAAGCTGTCAAAGTTAACAGTTGTTGaccttaaaaacaaacatcaatttaaaaacTAATCCGGTCTAATTTTGATCACCAACCTGTTATGCAAAGTCAGGGCTCCAATCGGTGTTTTGTTGCAGTGAAATACAATGCGATATCTCTCCAGAAGTTCAATCTAATGGTTTGATTtccctttaaataaataaataaatataaaaagcttCTCCATTTGGCAAGTCACAGGCAAGCCACTGAATGTATGCTAGCGTCTTGTCTTCGTGACGTCAGCTCCTGTACGCATGCGTAAAACGACGTCTTTTTAAACTGTATTTGATACAAATAATAGAATACGAGATTTGACTTGTATAGCACGAATATCCCAACCATACgtatttaatgaatatttttacaagctcactgtaaaaaaaaagattcatatAACTGCCGTTTATTCCTGACAAGTGACGAACCCAACAATAATAACGCCATCATGCTTGTTTGTGCATGCGCATTAGCGTTTTCCGTTATGTTAAGCGTCAAACTATTAAAAAGGGAAGGCAGCCGGGTAAAAGTCCATGGCGCATGCGCACGTGTTCCGCTTTCCCTCCGACGAGCTCGTCTCACTCGTGGATATCACAAATATCAGGTTAGATGTCTAAAGGCGGAATCGGTGGCCGAATAACTGACGTCCATCTTGCATCAGAAGTTATTGATTTCCTGCactaaaatgcatttaattctGGATGAATTTACAAGCGATTTTCTTTTAAGCTAAGGGTAGATGTTGGAGGAAACGTTACAATTGTGTGAACTATACCAAAAGACGTGCTGGGTTTATAGAGAGTAAAAACCGTTTCAATGAATTGATAATTGAGATATCAAAATACTTTAAAGTCAAATCGTTGATGAACGACTCCGACGCAAAACTTAACAATTAACGATGGctatccattttttctcttcttctagTCTGACATGATATCTAAAGTCTGAGCCGGAAAGGGGCGGAGACGCGATGCTACACTTAGCTTGAAGCTAATCAAAAGCTAACTGCGCTGTGTTACCTACCAggtaggaggaaaaaaaacagtcaaacgCCAACGTTATTGGCGCAGGATAAAAGCATAGCGTGTCGCTGTGGTCCTATTTTTTCGGGCAGACCTCtcaaaaagggattttttttggggtcagCGGTGAGTTGAAATTGTTTTTCCCTCCAAAAGGCGACTGCTTTAAAATACATTGTGccgtgggagagagagagagtgagtgaacGATCGAACGAAGAAACGTAGCAAGCGGCGATTTGCCACTCGATTTGGCATCTCTGCATTCGCCGTGCCGggggaaagaaaataaaacaaaaatgatctCAACGGATGCGAGCAGATGCGGTGCATGCGATTTAAGGCGAAGGCCTCCCAAAACCAACACAATATGGAGGATGGAAGGGAAGGCTCCCCTCCATGCTTAGCACCCCCCCGTATGCTTTGTCGTGCGTGCTACTCGTTCATTCTCTGGCTTTGTGTGTGCGCCAATAACGTGCTAATATTAAACCCTTGGTATTTTTGGTTCGGCATTTTCATTTCACTTTATCTATTAATGAAATCGCTTCTGTTGTTTTCAAGGAACTGTGTTGCTAAAACAGGTGGTTGCTTGCAGCTTTTGCGGTTTTAAGAGCGCTCCCCTACTTGTTGTCGCCCTGGTTATTCTTTATTTTCACCGGTGCAGTGAgtttgtgctttaaaaaaagtaaatattaacAACATTTGAGACTGGTCTgccatgtaaaatatttttgtttttctcccttATCAAAACAATGGACGTCCCATTCTTTAAACCGGGCatgctcatctttcactgccattggcgTTGCTGAACGTCAATCCATTTTCGACTGGGATGGGCGAACATTCGTTCattgcccccccacccccaagtccaaacagattggacgtctagtgccattCAAGAGTTAAGaagctggagaaaaaaaagtcaattttacaaaataaaatgtatatgtgccatttttatgtgtttttttttttcttcttctttgttacCTTTTGTCCAGCTGGAGCTAAAGTGAAGTCCAGGTGTACTTGACCAACATGAGCGTGACCGCAGAAAGCCCAAACGATGTCCCCGCC
It contains:
- the snx11 gene encoding sorting nexin-11 gives rise to the protein MTTVTMSHDDEFVAVRVQDPRVQNEGLWNSHVDYKIFLHTNSKAFTAKTSCVRRRYSEFAWLKKRLQKNAGLVPVPDLPGKSFFSFSNEDFLERRRQGLQVFLDKVVNMTVCLSDSQLHLFLQTQLPVGHILDCVQGHTPYTVTDAILTYASSNRGWAQAQEDDVVAVAVQEPALNVSYESVESPAHHKPRHHDSPPRSPPLAADVLEPRDKAGTTIFYLGDEHTAKVAPGSPLETTAEVGASLPADLGSSNPQGDEVPVASSEAAPGRGDASQEAASLASSNESIVQVSDEEDAVGRERSSPNGSAETSPERDDRWLRVPGGSAADLRANGGADRELSNSLDVNFAQNDFSVLGSSSAPDLALEKNSDLPD